Proteins encoded by one window of Acidobacteriota bacterium:
- a CDS encoding type II toxin-antitoxin system VapC family toxin: protein MSYLIDTNVISELRKGVRADRRVIDWFAGLVEGDLYMSVLTVGEIRKGIERIRRRDRHAAAPLERWLHEVIEAHRDRILPIDQAVAEEWGRLSVPDPLPAVDGLLAATAAVHGLVLVTRNVKDLLRAGVSLLNPFEQVPTHRQK, encoded by the coding sequence GTGAGCTATCTGATCGACACCAACGTCATTTCCGAGCTCCGCAAAGGCGTGCGAGCCGACCGGCGCGTGATCGACTGGTTTGCGGGACTGGTGGAGGGCGATCTCTACATGAGCGTCCTGACGGTGGGCGAGATCCGGAAGGGGATCGAGCGCATCCGGCGTCGGGATCGACATGCGGCCGCGCCGCTCGAGCGGTGGCTGCACGAGGTTATCGAGGCCCATCGAGACCGCATCCTGCCGATCGATCAGGCGGTGGCGGAGGAATGGGGCAGGCTGAGCGTGCCAGACCCCCTTCCGGCGGTTGATGGCCTGCTCGCGGCGACCGCTGCGGTGCACGGCCTGGTGCTGGTCACGCGCAACGTGAAGGATCTTCTGCGCGCGGGCGTTTCTCTGTTGAATCCGTTCGAACAGGTCCCAACCCACCGTCAGAAATGA